In the genome of Bradyrhizobium arachidis, one region contains:
- a CDS encoding CMD domain protein, which translates to MGTTDIIDTLAGIEPGSALDAIRARRLQARENAQKSYLSLFEPIDASEFSLVERAAIALFVIGLHREPNVTAFYRAKLAAAADGARLVEVVEAEIGRGETSGPYGAYPAGPLSAENTAGLIYRVSAEGKSALGGRLAAAFEHAHLLVFRPRDAASADMKALLAAGWSTSGIVTFSQLVAFLSFQVRVVTGLRTLAAVNA; encoded by the coding sequence ATGGGCACGACGGATATCATCGACACGCTCGCCGGGATCGAGCCGGGCTCGGCCCTGGACGCCATCCGCGCCCGCCGCCTTCAGGCGCGCGAGAACGCGCAGAAGAGCTATCTCTCTCTGTTCGAGCCGATCGACGCCAGCGAGTTCTCGCTTGTGGAACGCGCGGCAATCGCGCTCTTCGTCATCGGCCTGCACCGCGAGCCCAATGTCACCGCCTTCTACCGGGCGAAGCTAGCGGCGGCCGCCGATGGCGCGCGCCTGGTGGAGGTTGTCGAAGCCGAAATCGGGCGCGGCGAAACCTCAGGGCCGTACGGCGCGTATCCGGCCGGGCCGTTGTCAGCCGAGAACACGGCCGGCTTGATCTACCGCGTGAGTGCAGAGGGCAAGTCCGCCCTTGGCGGCAGACTAGCCGCGGCGTTCGAGCACGCGCATCTGCTGGTGTTCCGTCCGCGCGATGCCGCGTCCGCCGACATGAAGGCACTGCTCGCCGCCGGCTGGTCGACCAGCGGCATCGTCACGTTCTCCCAGCTCGTCGCATTCCTGTCGTTCCAGGTGCGCGTCGTCACCGGCTTGCGCACGCTCGCTGCCGTGAACGCATAA